GGCGTGTATCGCCTCAACAAGGTGCGCAACCCGGAGGCGATCAAGGTCCGCTGCACCGCGCGCGAGCACGAAAATCAGTTGCCGCGCACCTATGTGGACTACGAGGAGCGGCCGCGCGAGTATGTGCTCAACGCGGTGTCGACGATCCTCGACGTGCATACCCGCGTGTCCGACCTGTACAGCAGCCCGCACGACCAGATCAAGGAACAGCTGCGCCTGACGATCGAGACGATCAAGGAGAACCAGGAAAGCGAGCTGATCAATAATCCGGACTACGGCCTGCTGGCCCAGGTGACCGATTCGCAGCGCATCTTTCCGCTGACCGCGGGCGGCGCGCCGACACCGGACGACATGGATGAGCTGCTCACCAAGGTGTGGAAGGAGCCGGCATTTTTCCTGACCCATCCGCTGGCCATTGCCGCGTTTGGCCGCGAGGCCACCCGGCGCGGCACGCCTCCGCCCACCGTCAGCCTGTTCGGTTCGCAATTCGTCACCTGGCGCGGGATTCCCCTGATTCCATCGAACAAGGTGCCTGTGGCCGATGGCAAGAGCAAGATCCTGCTGCTGCGCGTCGGTGAAAAGCGCCAGGGGGTGTTGGGCCTGTTCCAGCCGGGCTTGGCGGGCGAGCAGGGGCCGGGGCTGTCGGTGCGCTTCATGGGCATCAACCATCACGCGATCTCGTCCTATCTGATCTCGCTGTACTGCTCGCTTGCCGTGCTCGCCAGCGACGCCCTGGCGGTGCTTGACGATGTGGAGATCGGCAAGTATCACGACTATCCCGATACTTACAAGTAAGGCGCGCCATGAGCCTTCCTAGTCCCTCGCGCGCGTCGGCGCCGGATCTGGTGGCGCCCGTGGCGCCGTTCGACCCGGCATTGCTGGCGCAGATGGCCAGCGCCCTGTACGGCGCCTTGCCCTCGGGTCCGCCCGGGGTGCAGGCGCCGGCCAATATTGCCCCGCCGGGCTCGCCCCTCGCCAGTCCGGCAGGCTTCGGCCCCGGCGTGCCGGGAACGCCGATGCCGCAGGGTCAGGTGCCGGGCGCCAATTTGCTGCCGGCTTCGCCGACACCGGTTCTGTCCATGGGCAACCGGGCGCCGTCGCTGTTGCCGGATGCGGTCGCCGGCAATGGCGTGCCCGACAAGGTGCACAGCGCCGTGCCGGGCTACGAGCCGCGCCTCGGCGGGGCATTGCTCGGTGTGGCGCCGCCGTCGTCACCGGCGCTGTCGGCGGACCCGATTGCGAGCTACTACTTCCTCGAGCACGGCAATGGCCATCCCGCTTCGGCGACGCCAGACCCGCTCGACGCGCTGGTCGCGCCGGCCGTGCCGCAGGCGCCGGTTATGTCGCCCGCGCCGGCCCCGGCACTGCCGGCGACTGGCGCGCCCGAGTACTACTTCGTCGATGCGGTGGTGCTGCCCAACGATTACGTCACCCCGGCCCCGCACGCCGGCGCGCCGCTGGCAGGCGGCGGGCGTCATGCGGGCTTCGATGTCCACGCCGTGCGGCGCGATTTCCCGACCCTGCAGGAGCGCATCAACGGCCACCAGCTGGTATGGTTCGACAACGCCGCCACTACCCACAAGCCGCAAGCGGTGATCGACCGGCTCGCGCAGTATTACGCGCATGAGAACTCGAACATCCACCGCGCCGCCCATACGATGGCCGCGCGCGCCACCGACGCCTACGAGAACGCGCGCGAAACTGTGCGCCGCTTCATCAATGCGCCCGAGGTCAGCGAAGTCATCTTCGTGCGCGGCGCCACCGAGGCGATCAACCTGGTCGCCAAGACCTGGGGGGCGCAGCACATCGGGGAGGGCGACGAGATTATCGTTTCGCACCTGGAGCACCACGCGAACATCGTGCCGTGGCAGCAACTGGCCAGGTCCAAGGGGGCGCGCCTGCGCGTGATTCCGGTGGACGACAGCGGCCAGGTGCTGCTCGACGAATACCAGAAGCTGCTGAACGATCGCACCAAACTGGTCGCCATCACGCAGGTGTCGAACGCGCTGGGAACGGTCACGCCGGTGAAGGAAATCGCCGCGATGGCGCGGCGCGCCGGCGCCCGCGTGCTGGTCGATGGCGCCCAGTCGGTCTCGCACATGCGCACCGACGTGCAGGACCTCGGCGCCGACTTCTTCGTCTTCTCTGGCCACAAGGTGTTCGGCCCGACCGGGATCGGCGCGTTGTGGGGCAAGCGCGAAGTGCTCGAGGACATGCCGCCGTGGCAGGGCGGCGGCAACATGATCGCCGACGTCACCTTCGAGAAGACCGTGTTCCAGCCGATTCCCAACAAGTTCGAAGCGGGCACCGGCAACATCGCCGATGCGGCCGGTCTGGCCGCGGCGCTCGATTACGTGAGCCGGGTGGGCATCGAAAACATCGCCCGCCACGAGCACGAGCTGCTGGAGTACGGCATGCGCGAGCTGGGCGCGATCAGGGGCGTGCGCCTGATCGGCACTGCCGCCGGCAAGGCCAGCGTGATGTCGTTCCTGCTGGCCGGGTACAGCACCGCCGAGGTCGGGGACGCGCTCAACGAGCAGGGCATCGCGGTGCGCACCGGGCACCATTGCGCCCAGCCTATCCTGCGCCGTTTCGGGACGGAGACCACGGTGCGGCCATCGCTGGCGTTCTACAACACCTTCGATGAGATCGACCTGCTGGTGAAGGTGGTGCGCGGCTTGGCCGGACGCGGGCGATCGCTGTAGACAAAGGGGATGTTCGCAGCATCGGGGTCAGGTCCGGCGGACCTGGCCCCATTTTCATTTTTACGGGCACGGCCACCAATGGCGCCAACCCTGATAAGCTAGCTCCCGGACGGTAGCCGAGGCTTGCGTTGTCCCCATCCCACGCACCCGAAAAGCGTGGAAATTACGCCTCACCGCGATGTTTTCCTAAATGCAATTTCGACCCGCATCGTTTATTATCTGGCGGGCGCGCTTGCATGAATCCTCCCCAATGATGAAACTGACCACCTCACCGGCCCTGCTTGGCATTTTGCCAACGAACCTCTGCAGGGCGATCCGCAGATTGTGCCGGCAGGAGCAGCGCGCAATGGCGCTGATCCGGCGCCGCGCCGGCCAGGTCGTGGTCTGGCCGCTGGGCGGCTGCGTGCTCGCCGTGGTCCTGTGGGCCGGCGTGCTGGGCATGATGCGCAACGAGCAGCGCTCGGCGCACAACGAACTGGTGCAGGCGTCGCAAGGGCTGGCCGGCGCCGGCCAGCGCCAGATGGCCGAATTCGCCGCGCTCGAATCGATCCGCGTGGTCGCGAAGATCGAGGACGCCTACACCCAGCTGGCGTGGGGCGGCACCTTCATCCTGGTGCTGCTGACGCTCACCGCCACCGGCCTTGCCGCGCGCCTGGCCGTGCGCGAAGGCGAGGAAGACGAGCTGCGCCAGGCCTACCGCGTGGCCACGGAAGGCGGCCGCGAAGGCTTCTACCTGTGGAAGAGCGTGTGGGACGCCAACGGCGAGATCGCCGACTTCGAACTGGTCGACTGCAACCTGCGCGGCGCCGCCTTTTGCGGCATGACGAAAGACGAATTGGTCGGGCGCCGCTACACCGACCTGTATCCCGGCGCTTACGGCGACAAGATGATCAGCATGCAGCGCCAGGCTTTCGACGAAAACCTGTACGAGGACGACTTCGAGCCGCCGTCGAACAGTGTCCTCAAGGGCAGCTGGTTCCACCGCAAGATGGTGCGCACGCGCGACTGCGTCGCCGTCACGCTGCGCGACATGAGCGAGCTGCGCGAACACGCGCTGGCGATGGCGCGCATGGCCAACCAGGACATGCTGACCGGGCTCCTGAACCGCCACTGGCTCACCGTCAACCTGCCGGCGATCCTCGCCAGGTCGGCCGCCGAAGGCCGGCGCGTGGGGCTGCTGTTCATCGACCTGGACGACTTCAAGAAGGTCAACGACACTCACGGCCACGCCACCGGCGACGATCTGCTGCGCGGCGCCGCCGAGCGCCTGATGGCGCTGGTGCGCCCGTGCGACTCGGTGGTGCGCCTGGGCGGCGACGAGTTCACCGTGCTGGTCAACCCGATCGTCGACGCGGCCCACGTCGACGAACTGGCGCAGCGGATTGTGGACGCATTCAAGGCGCCATTCTGCCTCAGGACCCACAACAACTACGTCGGCACCTCGATCGGCGTGGCGCTGTTTCCCGACGACGCGGACAGCGGCGAGACGCTGCTGCTCAACGCCGACCTGGCGATGTATTCCGCCAAGGTGGAAAAGAGCCGCTACTGCTTCTACAACAAGGTGCTGCACGAGTCGCGCCAGAACCGGCTCGAGACCGAACGCGAACTGCGCCGGGCGATCGAGCACGACGAGCTGCTGATGCATTTTCAGCCGCGCGTTGACGCGCGCAGCGGCCGGCTGGCCGGCCTTGAAGCGCTGGTGCGCTGGCAGCATCCGCAGCGCGGACTGGTGCAGCCGTGCGAATTCATCGCGGTGGCCGAATCGTCCGACCTGATTTCGAAACTGGGACTGCTGGTGATCCAGAAGGTGTGCGCGCAGCTGCACGCGTGGCAGCAGGAGGGCCTGGACCTGGTCCCGGTTGCGATCAACGTCTCGGCGCGCCAGATCAACCATAGCGAAGTGCACGCGGCGCTGTCGAGATGCCTCGCGCGGTGGAACCTGTCTCCCGGCCTGGTCGAGGTGGAGCTGACCGAGTCGGCGATGATGGACGAGAGCGAGGAAATCCTGGGCGAACTGGAACGGATCGGCGCGATGGGTGTGAAGCTGCACGTGGACGATTTCGGCACCGGCTATTCCTCGCTGGCGCTGCTGCAGCGGCTTCGCCTCGATGTGCTGAAGGTGGACCGCGCGTTCACCAGCAAGCTGGGAATCACTCCGGAAAGCGCGGTGCTGTTCGGCGCGATCGTCTCGATGGCGCACGGCCTGTCGATGCGCGTGATCGCCGAGGGCGTCGAGACGCGCGAGCAGCTGGAGATCCTGCAGTCGCTCAATTGCGACGAGCTGCAGGGATTCTATATTTCGCGGCCTGTGCCTGCGGACGCGGTGCCGGCGCTGCTGGCCGACCAGCCGCTGTTCACGATGTAGTTCAAGCGCGCGCGGCCCGGCTGCGCCCGATGGCGTCGAGCAGCGGCGCAAGCCTGGCCGAATCGACCGGCTTGACAAAGTAATGGTCGAAGCCGGCCCTTGCGGCTTCATCGCGGTCCTGCTCGTGGCTGTAGCCTGTGACCGCGACCAGCACGGCGCCGGCGGTGGCCGGGTCGGCGCGCAGCCTGCGCGCCAGTTCATTGCCGTCGATGACGGGCAAGCCGATATCGAGCAGGCAAACCTGCGGGGCGATTTCGCGGGCGGTCGCCAGCGCGCGCAGCGGGTCGTTTTCGACGATCGCCTCGTGGCCATCGGCGCGCAGGGTAAAGGCCAGCATTTCAGCCGCGTCCTGATTGTCGTCGACCACCAGGATTTTCAAGGGCGAGGCGCCGGTGCGCGCGCCGGCGGCGCCCGCGGCCGCCGCCGCCGGGACGTCGGGCTCGGCCACCGGAAGGGTGATGGTAAATGTACTGCCGCGGCCTAAGCCGTCGCTGCGGGCGCCGGCCTCGCCGCCGTGCAGCGCGACCAGGCTGCGCACCAGCGCCAGTCCGATTCCCAGGCCGCCTTGCGAGCGGTCCGAGGTGCGCTCGGCCTGGACGAACGGCTCGAACGCGCGCTCCGTGAGCTGCGCATCCATGCCGATGCCGTCGTCGGCCACGGCGATGCGCAGCGCATCCTGGCCGACCTCCAGCGTCAGGGCGATATTGCCGCCGTCCGGCGTGTATTTGGCCGCGTTGTTGAGCAGGTTCGACAGCACCTGCACCAGGCGCTTGCGGTCGCCCATCACGCGGGCCGGCGTGTCGTGGATCGTCAAGGTCAGGCGGTGGCCGCGCGCGTCGATCAGGGGGCGCACCTGTTCCACCGCGTCGAGCATCACCTGCTTCGGGTCGAGC
This window of the Massilia sp. R2A-15 genome carries:
- a CDS encoding bifunctional diguanylate cyclase/phosphodiesterase; translated protein: MALIRRRAGQVVVWPLGGCVLAVVLWAGVLGMMRNEQRSAHNELVQASQGLAGAGQRQMAEFAALESIRVVAKIEDAYTQLAWGGTFILVLLTLTATGLAARLAVREGEEDELRQAYRVATEGGREGFYLWKSVWDANGEIADFELVDCNLRGAAFCGMTKDELVGRRYTDLYPGAYGDKMISMQRQAFDENLYEDDFEPPSNSVLKGSWFHRKMVRTRDCVAVTLRDMSELREHALAMARMANQDMLTGLLNRHWLTVNLPAILARSAAEGRRVGLLFIDLDDFKKVNDTHGHATGDDLLRGAAERLMALVRPCDSVVRLGGDEFTVLVNPIVDAAHVDELAQRIVDAFKAPFCLRTHNNYVGTSIGVALFPDDADSGETLLLNADLAMYSAKVEKSRYCFYNKVLHESRQNRLETERELRRAIEHDELLMHFQPRVDARSGRLAGLEALVRWQHPQRGLVQPCEFIAVAESSDLISKLGLLVIQKVCAQLHAWQQEGLDLVPVAINVSARQINHSEVHAALSRCLARWNLSPGLVEVELTESAMMDESEEILGELERIGAMGVKLHVDDFGTGYSSLALLQRLRLDVLKVDRAFTSKLGITPESAVLFGAIVSMAHGLSMRVIAEGVETREQLEILQSLNCDELQGFYISRPVPADAVPALLADQPLFTM
- a CDS encoding family 2A encapsulin nanocompartment shell protein, with product MAEGEVTGTIDGTAVLGDFAARQLANATKSVPQLETISPRWLTHLLQWAPVEAGVYRLNKVRNPEAIKVRCTAREHENQLPRTYVDYEERPREYVLNAVSTILDVHTRVSDLYSSPHDQIKEQLRLTIETIKENQESELINNPDYGLLAQVTDSQRIFPLTAGGAPTPDDMDELLTKVWKEPAFFLTHPLAIAAFGREATRRGTPPPTVSLFGSQFVTWRGIPLIPSNKVPVADGKSKILLLRVGEKRQGVLGLFQPGLAGEQGPGLSVRFMGINHHAISSYLISLYCSLAVLASDALAVLDDVEIGKYHDYPDTYK
- a CDS encoding family 2A encapsulin nanocompartment cargo protein cysteine desulfurase, which produces MSLPSPSRASAPDLVAPVAPFDPALLAQMASALYGALPSGPPGVQAPANIAPPGSPLASPAGFGPGVPGTPMPQGQVPGANLLPASPTPVLSMGNRAPSLLPDAVAGNGVPDKVHSAVPGYEPRLGGALLGVAPPSSPALSADPIASYYFLEHGNGHPASATPDPLDALVAPAVPQAPVMSPAPAPALPATGAPEYYFVDAVVLPNDYVTPAPHAGAPLAGGGRHAGFDVHAVRRDFPTLQERINGHQLVWFDNAATTHKPQAVIDRLAQYYAHENSNIHRAAHTMAARATDAYENARETVRRFINAPEVSEVIFVRGATEAINLVAKTWGAQHIGEGDEIIVSHLEHHANIVPWQQLARSKGARLRVIPVDDSGQVLLDEYQKLLNDRTKLVAITQVSNALGTVTPVKEIAAMARRAGARVLVDGAQSVSHMRTDVQDLGADFFVFSGHKVFGPTGIGALWGKREVLEDMPPWQGGGNMIADVTFEKTVFQPIPNKFEAGTGNIADAAGLAAALDYVSRVGIENIARHEHELLEYGMRELGAIRGVRLIGTAAGKASVMSFLLAGYSTAEVGDALNEQGIAVRTGHHCAQPILRRFGTETTVRPSLAFYNTFDEIDLLVKVVRGLAGRGRSL